In the uncultured Fretibacterium sp. genome, one interval contains:
- a CDS encoding isochorismatase family cysteine hydrolase translates to MTRQAILVIDMLNDFIHEKGALVCPNGKKIVPNIQRLLTWIRGRKGDDIQIVHIQEAHRKHDADFRVRPCHAVAGSWGSDFIEELKPMGDEYIVPKRRHSGFAHTDLDLYLREENIDTVVVTGVWTNVCVRSTATDALARAYRVITLTDAVHSKTQEMHEYGLNDLSIFTKLMTVGEYIEACDKGEDPWIGGGDAENKVK, encoded by the coding sequence ATGACGAGACAGGCGATTTTGGTTATTGACATGCTGAACGACTTCATTCATGAGAAGGGGGCGCTGGTCTGCCCCAACGGGAAGAAAATAGTCCCCAATATCCAGAGGCTGCTGACCTGGATCCGGGGGAGGAAGGGCGACGACATCCAGATCGTCCATATCCAGGAGGCCCACAGGAAGCACGATGCGGACTTCAGGGTGAGGCCCTGCCATGCCGTGGCGGGGTCCTGGGGTTCGGACTTCATCGAGGAGCTGAAGCCGATGGGCGACGAGTACATCGTCCCCAAGAGGCGCCACAGCGGTTTTGCCCATACGGACCTGGACCTGTATCTGCGTGAGGAGAACATCGATACGGTCGTCGTCACCGGGGTGTGGACGAACGTCTGCGTCCGCTCGACGGCCACGGACGCCCTGGCCCGCGCCTATCGAGTGATCACCCTCACGGATGCGGTGCACTCCAAGACGCAGGAGATGCACGAGTACGGCCTGAACGACCTCAGCATCTTCACGAAGCTCATGACGGTGGGCGAGTACATCGAGGCCTGCGACAAGGGCGAGGACCCCTGGATCGGCGGAGGTGACGCTGAGAACAAGGTCAAATAG
- a CDS encoding nucleobase:cation symporter-2 family protein codes for MGDAKIEVLNPKKTGGNPEIKYRVNDRPPFFLSIALAIQHILAAFAGIVAVPLVVNNALGLSLEDNTFIVSTTLFVAGLATVIQAVGIGPVGNRLPMVMGTDFTFIGPGIAVGSAFGLPGYFGATFFGSFIEIVLSRFIKPLQKFFPPLITGIVISSIGLTMIPISIDWIGGYNPETYGSLQDLLLAGIVMAVILILNQRGKGFLSSGAILIGIVVGYVVAFFMGRLDLNPVSTASWLMLPNPLRYGLAFTFSGFLAFLPAYIVTTVETIGGGVLVLKACDEEVDGDKLASGVLADGVGSLLAGIFQCGPNTSFSQNIGIIPLTGVASRFVVALAGVILMITGVFPKIGALVAIMPSPVLGGAGVLMFGMIAVGGISNFKEVEFNRRNSIILAMSLGLGLGIAFRPNLLSHFPEQLRVIFGSGMTTATLTAIFLNLVLPETKTKGDKGAALPE; via the coding sequence ATGGGCGATGCGAAGATAGAAGTTCTGAATCCCAAAAAGACTGGCGGCAATCCGGAGATCAAGTACAGGGTCAACGACAGGCCGCCCTTTTTCCTGTCGATTGCTCTGGCGATCCAGCATATCCTCGCGGCCTTCGCCGGTATTGTCGCCGTCCCGCTCGTCGTCAACAATGCCCTCGGCCTCTCCCTGGAGGACAACACCTTCATCGTGAGCACGACGCTCTTCGTGGCCGGCCTGGCGACCGTCATCCAGGCGGTCGGGATCGGTCCCGTCGGGAACAGGTTGCCCATGGTCATGGGGACGGACTTCACGTTCATCGGGCCCGGAATTGCCGTGGGGTCGGCCTTCGGGCTGCCCGGGTACTTCGGGGCCACCTTCTTCGGTTCCTTCATCGAGATTGTGCTGAGCCGCTTCATCAAGCCCCTGCAAAAATTTTTCCCTCCGCTCATTACGGGGATCGTCATCAGCTCCATCGGGCTTACGATGATACCGATCTCGATAGACTGGATCGGCGGATACAATCCCGAGACCTACGGCTCCCTCCAGGACCTGCTGCTGGCGGGAATCGTCATGGCCGTCATCCTCATCCTCAACCAGAGGGGAAAGGGATTCCTCTCCTCGGGTGCAATCCTCATCGGGATCGTCGTCGGGTACGTCGTGGCCTTCTTCATGGGGAGGCTGGACCTTAACCCCGTCTCCACCGCCAGTTGGCTGATGCTCCCCAATCCGCTCCGCTACGGCCTCGCCTTCACCTTTTCCGGATTTCTCGCGTTCCTGCCCGCCTATATCGTCACGACCGTCGAGACGATAGGCGGAGGCGTGCTGGTCCTCAAGGCATGCGACGAGGAGGTCGACGGCGACAAGCTCGCCTCGGGCGTACTCGCCGACGGCGTGGGCAGCCTGCTGGCCGGAATCTTCCAGTGCGGCCCCAACACGTCCTTCAGCCAGAACATCGGCATCATCCCCCTGACGGGGGTGGCGAGCCGGTTTGTCGTGGCTCTGGCCGGGGTCATCCTGATGATTACCGGCGTCTTCCCCAAGATTGGCGCTCTGGTCGCGATCATGCCCAGCCCGGTGCTCGGCGGGGCTGGGGTCCTGATGTTCGGGATGATCGCGGTCGGCGGCATCTCGAACTTCAAAGAGGTGGAGTTCAACAGAAGGAACAGCATCATCCTGGCCATGTCGCTTGGGCTGGGGCTGGGCATCGCCTTCAGGCCCAATCTGCTCTCCCACTTCCCGGAGCAGCTTAGGGTTATATTCGGCTCCGGCATGACCACGGCGACCCTGACGGCCATCTTCCTGAACCTCGTCCTCCCGGAGACGAAGACGAAAGGGGATAAAGGAGCGGCCCTCCCCGAGTAG
- a CDS encoding UbiX family flavin prenyltransferase, whose amino-acid sequence MKEPVMKEPVKIVVGITGGSGAVYALALLRQLRILECETHLVVSRMGAYVMDHECGVSLEELRAFADRFYEDDDLAAPISGGSFRTFGMAVVPCSMKTLASIAGGFSESLLTRAADVTLKERRRLVLVTRESPLSVIHLENMLAVTRAGAVVMPASPGFYHRPESVAEMVVSFSGRILDALGVEHSLTRRWEGAGTQ is encoded by the coding sequence ATGAAGGAACCGGTAATGAAGGAACCTGTGAAGATTGTCGTCGGCATAACGGGAGGAAGCGGTGCGGTCTATGCCCTCGCGCTGCTGCGCCAGCTTCGTATCCTGGAGTGCGAGACCCATCTCGTGGTCTCCAGGATGGGGGCTTACGTGATGGATCACGAGTGTGGTGTCTCCCTGGAGGAGCTGAGGGCGTTCGCCGACCGTTTCTATGAGGACGACGACCTCGCGGCCCCCATCTCGGGCGGTTCCTTCAGGACCTTCGGTATGGCGGTCGTGCCCTGTTCGATGAAGACGCTTGCCTCTATTGCCGGCGGATTCTCGGAGAGCCTCCTCACCCGGGCGGCCGACGTGACCTTGAAGGAACGTCGCCGGCTGGTGCTGGTGACCCGCGAGTCGCCCCTGAGCGTGATCCATCTGGAGAACATGCTTGCGGTCACCCGTGCCGGGGCGGTGGTGATGCCCGCCTCCCCAGGGTTTTATCACCGTCCCGAGAGCGTTGCGGAGATGGTCGTCTCCTTCTCCGGGCGCATCCTGGACGCGTTGGGTGTCGAACACAGCCTGACCCGGCGCTGGGAGGGCGCCGGGACGCAGTGA